In the Chromatiaceae bacterium genome, one interval contains:
- a CDS encoding transglutaminase family protein: MKYRVTHTTEYAYAEPVSLAHNETHLQPRDIGRQRVLAYRLEIDPKPAVVAERIDFFGNHVTYFALERPHALLRVTATTDLEIDTGVRMGHGASTLSWQRVVARLRGASEGALLDARQYVLESPMVRVLPELRKYAAKSFSPGRNLVEAVSELMQRIHEDFKYEPGATSVATPLDEMFAQRSGVCQDFAHLAIACLRAKNLPARYVSGYIETIPPPGQEKLTGSDASHAWFSVFDPEVGWLDFDPTNNQIPMDQHIVTAWGRDYADVTPLKGVIFGGGEHSARVAVDVTRGA; encoded by the coding sequence ATGAAGTATCGTGTCACTCACACCACCGAGTACGCGTATGCGGAACCGGTGTCGCTGGCACACAACGAGACACATCTGCAGCCGCGCGACATCGGGCGTCAACGGGTCCTTGCATACCGTCTCGAGATCGACCCGAAACCCGCGGTGGTCGCCGAACGCATCGATTTCTTCGGTAACCACGTCACCTATTTCGCCTTGGAAAGACCACACGCACTGCTGCGAGTGACCGCGACCACCGATCTGGAGATCGATACCGGGGTGCGCATGGGTCACGGGGCCTCGACCTTGAGCTGGCAGCGGGTCGTGGCACGTCTGCGTGGTGCATCCGAGGGCGCGCTGCTGGACGCACGCCAGTACGTCCTGGAGTCACCGATGGTTCGTGTGCTCCCGGAACTACGCAAGTACGCGGCAAAATCGTTCAGCCCCGGACGCAACCTGGTGGAAGCGGTCTCGGAACTCATGCAGCGGATCCACGAAGACTTCAAGTACGAACCGGGCGCGACGTCGGTGGCAACGCCGCTCGACGAGATGTTCGCCCAGCGCAGCGGCGTGTGCCAGGATTTCGCGCATCTGGCGATTGCCTGCCTGCGCGCCAAGAATCTCCCGGCGCGCTATGTATCGGGCTACATCGAGACCATCCCGCCGCCGGGTCAGGAAAAGCTCACCGGCAGCGATGCATCGCACGCCTGGTTCTCGGTATTCGATCCCGAGGTCGGCTGGTTGGACTTCGACCCGACCAACAATCAGATCCCGATGGACCAACACATCGTTACCGCGTGGGGACGTGACTACGCGGACGTCACGCCGCTCAAGGGCGTGATCTTCGGCGGCGGTGAACACAGCGCACGCGTCGCGGTCGACGTGACGCGCGGCGCCTAG
- the dapC gene encoding succinyldiaminopimelate transaminase, whose amino-acid sequence MNPDLAKLQPYPFEKLKALMAGATPPDMPHIALSIGEPKHATPPLIAAALQRHLQDGLSTYPLTKGMPALRQAIAGWLERRFALPGGSLDPEDQVLPVSGTREALFAFAQAVIDRGRPALVVCPNPFYQIYEGAALLAGATPYFVPCQRDTGYLPDFDAVSSETWDACQLLYLCSPGNPTGAVAPQATLQHLITLAERHDFIIAADECYAEIYFDERDPPAGLLQAAAAMGQNDFRRCVVFHSLSKRSNAPGLRSGFVAGDARILEDFLRYRTYHGCALPAQHQYASIAAWQDEQHVRDNRRLYREKFAAVLEILDGCLDVDPPQAGFYLWPRTPIADDAFARGLYEQFNVTVLPGRYLSREVDGLNPGAGHVRMALVAGPEETLEAAHRIREFVNRL is encoded by the coding sequence ATGAACCCCGACCTGGCCAAACTCCAACCCTACCCGTTCGAGAAGCTCAAGGCGCTCATGGCGGGTGCCACGCCGCCCGACATGCCGCACATCGCGCTGTCGATCGGCGAGCCGAAGCATGCCACACCGCCATTGATCGCGGCAGCGCTGCAGCGGCACCTGCAGGACGGGCTGTCGACCTATCCGCTGACCAAGGGGATGCCGGCGCTGCGCCAGGCGATCGCCGGATGGCTGGAGCGGCGTTTCGCGCTCCCCGGGGGCTCACTCGACCCGGAAGACCAGGTATTGCCGGTCAGCGGTACGCGCGAGGCACTGTTCGCGTTCGCCCAGGCGGTCATCGATCGCGGCCGGCCGGCGCTGGTCGTCTGCCCGAACCCGTTCTACCAGATCTACGAGGGCGCCGCGTTGCTCGCCGGTGCGACACCGTATTTCGTCCCCTGCCAGCGCGACACCGGCTATCTGCCCGATTTCGACGCGGTCAGCAGCGAGACCTGGGACGCCTGTCAGCTGCTGTACCTCTGCTCCCCGGGCAATCCAACCGGCGCCGTGGCCCCGCAGGCAACGCTGCAGCACCTGATCACCTTGGCCGAGCGACACGATTTCATCATCGCGGCGGACGAATGCTACGCCGAGATCTATTTCGACGAGCGTGATCCCCCGGCCGGGTTGTTGCAGGCGGCCGCGGCGATGGGCCAAAACGACTTCCGACGCTGTGTCGTGTTTCACAGCCTGTCGAAACGTTCCAATGCGCCCGGCCTGCGGTCCGGGTTTGTCGCCGGCGACGCGCGCATCCTCGAAGACTTCCTGCGCTATCGTACCTACCACGGATGCGCGCTGCCGGCGCAGCACCAGTATGCGAGCATCGCGGCGTGGCAGGACGAACAGCACGTGCGCGACAACCGCCGCCTGTACCGCGAAAAATTCGCCGCGGTACTCGAGATACTCGACGGCTGCCTCGACGTGGACCCGCCACAGGCCGGTTTCTACCTGTGGCCACGCACGCCGATCGCCGACGACGCGTTCGCCCGCGGTCTGTACGAGCAGTTCAACGTCACGGTACTTCCGGGCCGCTATCTGTCGCGCGAGGTCGATGGCCTGAACCCGGGCGCCGGCCATGTACGCATGGCGCTGGTCGCCGGTCCGGAGGAAACCCTAGAGGCCGCGCACCGCATTCGCGAATTCGTCAACCGTCTGTAG
- the dapD gene encoding 2,3,4,5-tetrahydropyridine-2,6-dicarboxylate N-succinyltransferase has product MSEIQSIIVDAFEKRAEITPRNVSTPVHDAVMVAIEQLDRGEIRVAEKRDGQWLVNDWVKKAVLLSFRINDNEFIKGGFTNYYDKVPSKYADFNSREFRDTGVRVVPPATARKGSYIAPSCVLMPSYINIGAYVDSGTMVDTWATVGSCAQIGKNVHLSGGVGIGGVLEPLQAAPTIIEDNCFIGARSEVVEGVIVEEGSVISMGVYIGQSTRIYDRENDEIIYGRVPAGSVVVSGNLPSKDGKYSLYCAVIVKRVDEKTRAKVGINELLRDI; this is encoded by the coding sequence ATGAGCGAAATCCAGTCCATCATCGTCGACGCTTTCGAGAAGCGCGCCGAGATCACGCCGCGTAATGTCAGCACGCCGGTGCACGACGCAGTGATGGTGGCCATCGAACAATTGGACCGTGGCGAGATCCGGGTTGCCGAAAAACGCGACGGTCAGTGGCTCGTGAACGACTGGGTCAAGAAGGCCGTACTGTTGTCGTTCCGCATCAATGACAACGAGTTCATCAAAGGCGGCTTCACGAACTATTACGACAAGGTGCCGTCGAAGTATGCCGACTTCAACTCGCGCGAATTCCGCGACACCGGCGTACGCGTGGTACCCCCGGCGACCGCGCGCAAGGGCTCCTACATCGCGCCCAGCTGCGTACTGATGCCCTCGTATATCAACATCGGCGCCTACGTCGACTCCGGCACCATGGTCGACACCTGGGCGACCGTTGGATCGTGCGCCCAGATCGGCAAGAACGTGCACCTGTCGGGTGGCGTGGGCATCGGCGGCGTTTTGGAACCCCTGCAGGCGGCTCCGACCATCATCGAGGACAATTGTTTCATCGGCGCGCGCTCGGAAGTTGTCGAGGGCGTAATCGTCGAAGAGGGTTCGGTGATCTCGATGGGCGTGTACATCGGCCAGTCGACACGCATCTACGACCGTGAGAACGACGAGATCATCTACGGCCGGGTGCCGGCGGGCTCGGTCGTCGTATCCGGCAACCTGCCCTCCAAGGACGGAAAGTACAGCCTGTACTGCGCGGTAATCGTCAAACGTGTCGACGAAAAGACCCGCGCAAAAGTCGGCATCAACGAGCTGTTACGCGATATCTGA
- a CDS encoding ABC transporter ATP-binding protein: MADAKSVTVSFHNVALAFGDHVVLRDIDLDIEAGEFFAFLGPSGSGKSTLLRLLAGFGPTPQGQVLIDGEDVTRLPPWKRRVGMVFQNYALWPHMTVRRNVAFGLEERRLPSAEVRERVDAALDVVGLREYAERRPSQLSGGQQQRVALARTIVVEPRVLLLDEPLSNLDANLRIRMRGEIRELQQRLGITTIFVTHDQEEANTVADRMAVLNDGILQQVGSPMALYDNPANRFVARFLGTANLLDGDITRGASGAALRIAAGFEIPIGQLATDAARATAMFRPQNLAPLSGPPVADSKRVHFPARVRQREFLGNLIRYEIEVHGQALVFDDIHQQGTPTYEVDQIIEMTLDPARVRVLTG, translated from the coding sequence ATGGCGGATGCGAAAAGCGTCACAGTAAGTTTCCACAACGTCGCCTTGGCGTTCGGTGACCATGTGGTGTTGCGCGACATAGACCTCGACATCGAGGCAGGAGAGTTTTTCGCGTTTCTCGGTCCCTCCGGTTCGGGCAAATCCACCCTGCTGCGCCTGCTCGCGGGGTTCGGTCCGACGCCGCAGGGGCAGGTGTTGATCGACGGCGAAGACGTCACTCGTCTGCCGCCATGGAAACGCCGGGTCGGCATGGTGTTTCAGAACTACGCGCTGTGGCCGCACATGACGGTGCGCCGCAATGTCGCATTCGGTCTGGAAGAGCGCAGGTTGCCATCCGCCGAAGTGCGCGAACGCGTCGACGCGGCGCTCGACGTGGTCGGCTTGCGCGAATATGCCGAGCGACGGCCGTCGCAGCTTTCCGGCGGGCAACAGCAGCGCGTTGCGCTCGCCCGCACTATCGTTGTCGAGCCGCGCGTGCTGCTACTGGATGAACCGCTGTCCAACCTGGACGCCAACCTGCGCATCCGCATGCGCGGTGAAATCCGGGAACTGCAGCAGCGGCTCGGCATCACGACGATCTTCGTCACCCATGACCAGGAAGAGGCAAATACGGTCGCCGATCGCATGGCGGTTCTCAACGACGGCATCCTGCAGCAGGTCGGCTCGCCGATGGCGCTGTACGACAATCCTGCTAACCGCTTCGTCGCCCGTTTCCTCGGCACCGCCAACCTGCTCGACGGCGACATCACCCGAGGAGCATCCGGTGCGGCACTGCGCATCGCTGCCGGGTTCGAGATCCCTATCGGACAGTTGGCAACCGATGCCGCGCGCGCCACCGCGATGTTTCGACCGCAGAATCTCGCGCCCCTCAGCGGCCCCCCGGTGGCGGATTCGAAACGGGTCCACTTCCCTGCCCGGGTGCGCCAACGTGAATTTCTCGGCAATCTGATCCGCTACGAGATCGAGGTCCACGGCCAGGCACTGGTCTTCGACGACATACACCAGCAGGGGACGCCGACCTATGAGGTCGACCAGATCATAGAGATGACGCTCGACCCTGCGCGGGTGCGCGTGCTGACCGGATAG
- a CDS encoding VOC family protein: MSRVLGLHHVSLIVADTGRALRFYTGVLGLEPDPGRPDLGFPGAWLRLGDRQLHLLELPNPDPVDGRPAHGGRDRHTAVVVGDLDEFIRRLERAGVGYTLSRSGRRALFCRDPDGNTWELVEQAAVGA, encoded by the coding sequence ATGAGCAGGGTACTGGGGTTGCACCACGTCAGTCTGATCGTCGCGGACACCGGGCGCGCGCTACGGTTCTATACCGGCGTGCTGGGCCTCGAGCCCGACCCGGGCAGGCCCGACCTGGGGTTTCCCGGTGCCTGGTTGCGGCTCGGCGACCGTCAGCTGCACCTGCTCGAGCTGCCTAATCCCGACCCGGTCGACGGCCGTCCGGCGCACGGTGGCCGTGATCGGCACACCGCGGTCGTGGTCGGCGACCTCGACGAGTTTATCCGGCGCCTGGAACGGGCAGGGGTGGGATACACCCTCAGCCGGTCGGGGCGGCGTGCGTTGTTCTGCCGCGATCCCGACGGCAATACCTGGGAGCTGGTCGAGCAGGCGGCCGTGGGGGCCTGA
- a CDS encoding ArsC family reductase, giving the protein MYTLYGIPNCDTMKKARAWLAEHDIDYEFHDYKKVGIDERMLRRWVKELGWQALLNTRGMMWRKVPQAVRDNIDEASAISLMLETPSIIKRPVLDTGKVRHVGFRPEQYAEIFDQ; this is encoded by the coding sequence ATGTATACGCTGTACGGGATTCCGAACTGCGACACGATGAAAAAGGCGCGTGCCTGGCTCGCCGAGCACGACATCGACTACGAGTTCCACGACTACAAAAAGGTTGGAATCGACGAGCGGATGTTGCGCCGTTGGGTGAAGGAACTCGGCTGGCAGGCGCTGCTGAACACACGCGGCATGATGTGGCGCAAGGTGCCCCAGGCGGTCCGTGACAACATCGACGAGGCCTCGGCGATCAGCCTCATGCTGGAGACGCCGTCGATCATCAAGCGTCCGGTGCTCGACACCGGCAAGGTAAGGCATGTCGGTTTCAGGCCCGAGCAGTATGCCGAGATCTTTGATCAATAG
- a CDS encoding EAL domain-containing protein: MAQRSDETSFDERKQSYLSGHLGLTLVLLLAGWTSLVAYSNHWNQSYLYREKVALATSEARSLWNKDMAFREWATRHGGVYVPPTDTTPPSPYLAHLPDRDVMTTDGKRLTLLNPAYMMRQMTEEFEQTYGIKGKITGLRYLNPVNAPDTWEKDVLEAFSEGKTDEVVEETSIGEQRYLRLMKPMYMTPGCEKCHAVLGYKTGDLRGGISVSVPLAPYLHAAEQSSRAMSATHLGIWMLGVLGLWLAAIQAVRKRRERVTLLSQLEQAALYDDLTALPTRALFEDRIRQAIRISKRDPQRLFGLCFIDLDRFKQINDTYGHAVGDELLIQVGGVLSRAVRPLDTVARLGGDEYIVLLNQIADAGEAVAIAERILEELNAPFMVAERTVQIGASVGIALSDGTYDAPETMIRHADIAMFRAKRGSGRRIEVFNTDMQEDVRQATELESMLRQALQNREFEVHYQPVVHLGEQRIASFEALLRWHHPLKGSIPPDLFIPVAEEIGVIQAIGEWVIEQACTQVRAWNNQFGTARNPLSVSVNLSARQLVDHDVVEKITAIVRRAGIAASQLCLEVTETALIREQAQVRRNLHALGELGFRLSADDFGTGYSSLTYLQHYRFDAYKIDKQFVQDDSENGAGMKLCNALIGLADDLGIAVIAEGVETGEQCRRLRAMGCDLMQGYYFARPSPAREIDALFDLGLHLDIDGLAQRTAA; encoded by the coding sequence ATGGCGCAACGATCCGACGAAACATCGTTTGACGAACGCAAGCAGAGTTACCTCTCGGGGCACCTCGGGCTGACGCTGGTCCTGTTGCTGGCGGGGTGGACCTCGTTGGTCGCCTATTCCAATCATTGGAACCAGAGCTACCTGTACCGCGAGAAGGTCGCACTCGCGACCAGTGAGGCGCGTTCGTTGTGGAACAAGGACATGGCATTCCGCGAATGGGCGACCCGACACGGCGGCGTCTACGTGCCGCCCACCGACACCACGCCGCCGAGCCCCTATCTGGCGCACCTTCCCGACCGCGACGTTATGACCACCGACGGCAAGCGGCTCACGCTGTTGAATCCCGCCTACATGATGCGGCAGATGACCGAAGAGTTCGAGCAGACCTACGGTATCAAGGGGAAGATCACCGGGCTGCGGTATCTCAACCCGGTCAATGCACCGGACACCTGGGAAAAGGACGTACTTGAGGCGTTCTCCGAGGGCAAGACCGACGAGGTTGTCGAAGAGACCTCGATTGGCGAACAACGCTATCTACGGCTGATGAAGCCGATGTACATGACGCCCGGATGCGAAAAGTGCCACGCCGTGCTCGGCTACAAGACAGGCGACCTGCGTGGCGGGATCAGCGTCTCGGTGCCGCTTGCGCCTTATCTCCACGCCGCCGAGCAGAGCAGCCGGGCGATGTCGGCCACGCATCTCGGGATCTGGATGCTAGGTGTCCTGGGCCTGTGGTTGGCCGCCATCCAGGCGGTGCGCAAGCGCCGCGAACGGGTGACACTGCTCAGCCAGCTCGAGCAGGCTGCGCTGTACGACGACCTCACCGCACTGCCTACGCGTGCACTGTTCGAAGATCGTATCCGCCAGGCAATCCGCATCTCGAAACGTGATCCGCAACGCCTGTTCGGTCTGTGTTTCATCGACCTCGATCGCTTCAAGCAGATCAACGACACCTATGGGCACGCGGTCGGGGACGAGCTGTTGATCCAGGTCGGCGGTGTGCTTTCGCGGGCGGTTCGTCCGCTGGACACGGTGGCTCGACTGGGCGGCGACGAGTACATCGTGTTGCTCAACCAGATCGCGGACGCCGGCGAGGCGGTGGCAATCGCCGAGCGCATCCTGGAAGAACTGAACGCCCCATTCATGGTCGCGGAACGCACCGTACAGATCGGAGCGAGCGTGGGGATCGCGTTGAGCGACGGAACGTATGACGCGCCGGAGACGATGATTCGCCATGCCGATATCGCCATGTTCCGTGCCAAACGAGGCAGCGGTCGGCGGATCGAGGTGTTCAATACCGACATGCAGGAGGATGTGCGTCAGGCGACGGAGCTGGAATCGATGTTGCGCCAGGCGCTGCAGAACCGGGAGTTCGAGGTCCACTATCAACCGGTGGTGCACCTCGGCGAGCAGCGCATCGCGAGCTTCGAGGCGCTACTGAGGTGGCACCATCCACTCAAGGGATCGATCCCCCCGGATCTGTTCATCCCGGTCGCCGAAGAGATCGGGGTCATCCAGGCCATCGGCGAATGGGTCATCGAGCAGGCGTGCACGCAGGTCCGCGCATGGAACAACCAATTCGGCACGGCACGCAACCCCTTGTCCGTGTCGGTCAACCTGTCGGCACGCCAGTTGGTCGACCATGACGTGGTTGAAAAGATCACTGCCATCGTGCGGCGTGCCGGGATTGCCGCATCGCAGTTGTGCCTGGAGGTGACCGAGACCGCGCTGATCCGCGAACAGGCCCAGGTGCGTCGGAATCTGCATGCCCTGGGGGAGTTGGGCTTTCGCCTGAGTGCGGACGACTTCGGCACCGGCTACAGTTCCCTGACCTATCTGCAGCACTATCGTTTCGACGCCTACAAGATCGACAAGCAGTTCGTACAGGACGACAGCGAGAACGGCGCCGGCATGAAACTGTGCAATGCCCTGATTGGCCTTGCCGATGATCTCGGTATTGCGGTCATCGCAGAGGGCGTCGAGACCGGCGAACAATGTCGGCGATTGCGGGCCATGGGATGCGACCTGATGCAGGGATACTATTTTGCACGACCGTCGCCGGCGCGCGAGATCGACGCGTTGTTCGACCTCGGCCTGCACCTCGATATCGACGGTCTGGCGCAACGCACCGCCGCCTGA
- the dapE gene encoding succinyl-diaminopimelate desuccinylase: protein MSDTLDLALDLIGRPSVTPEDAGCQPLMMQRLAAAGFRNEPLRFAEVDNLWARRGDRAPLFCFAGHTDVVPTGPRERWQSDPFDPTIREGILYGRGSADMKGSLAAMLTATERFVARHPDHRGSIAFLVTSDEEGPSVNGTVKVVEVLERRGEKIDWCLVGEPSSNTRLGDTVKNGRRGSLGGVLRVHGKQGHVAYPHLARNPVHAAAPALAELAGTEWDRGNAFFPQTTFQISNIHAGTGASNVIPGECEVMFNFRYSTETTHEALRERVQAILDRHRLDYTIEWTLSGLPFLTPRGELVGAARQAINEITGLDTELSTAGGTSDGRFIAPTGAQVLELGPLNATIHQIDECVAVDDLDRLSSIYERILELLLA from the coding sequence ATGTCTGACACACTGGACCTCGCGCTCGACCTGATCGGCCGTCCCTCGGTAACCCCCGAGGATGCCGGCTGCCAGCCGCTGATGATGCAACGCCTGGCTGCGGCGGGATTCCGCAACGAACCCCTGCGGTTCGCCGAGGTCGACAATCTCTGGGCGCGGCGCGGCGACCGGGCGCCACTGTTCTGCTTCGCCGGGCATACCGACGTGGTACCTACCGGACCACGCGAACGCTGGCAGTCCGACCCGTTCGATCCGACGATCCGCGAAGGTATCTTGTACGGACGCGGCTCCGCCGACATGAAGGGTTCGCTCGCCGCGATGCTCACTGCGACCGAACGTTTCGTTGCACGGCATCCGGATCACCGTGGCTCGATCGCGTTCCTGGTCACCAGCGATGAAGAAGGCCCGTCGGTCAACGGCACGGTCAAGGTGGTCGAGGTACTGGAACGTCGCGGCGAGAAGATCGACTGGTGCCTGGTCGGCGAACCCTCGTCGAATACCCGGCTCGGCGACACCGTGAAGAACGGGCGCCGCGGTTCGCTTGGCGGCGTACTCAGGGTACACGGCAAACAGGGACACGTTGCCTACCCTCATCTCGCCCGTAATCCGGTGCACGCTGCGGCACCGGCCTTGGCCGAATTGGCGGGCACCGAGTGGGACCGTGGCAACGCGTTCTTTCCGCAGACGACCTTCCAGATTTCCAACATCCATGCCGGCACCGGTGCCAGCAATGTAATCCCGGGCGAATGCGAGGTGATGTTCAACTTCCGCTATTCGACGGAAACCACTCACGAGGCACTGCGCGAACGCGTACAGGCCATCCTCGATCGTCACCGGCTCGATTACACCATCGAATGGACATTGTCCGGCCTGCCGTTCCTGACGCCGCGCGGCGAGCTGGTCGGTGCCGCACGGCAGGCGATCAACGAGATCACCGGACTCGACACCGAGCTGTCGACCGCCGGCGGTACCTCGGATGGCCGCTTCATTGCCCCGACCGGCGCCCAGGTACTGGAACTCGGCCCGCTGAACGCGACCATTCATCAGATCGACGAGTGCGTCGCCGTCGACGACCTCGATCGCCTGTCGTCGATCTACGAGCGAATCCTCGAACTGCTGTTGGCCTGA
- a CDS encoding DMT family transporter, with translation MNAVLARYGPTLGLLYGATFWGVVWYPTRILEDAGMHGAWLTLVGYGSAALLFAAFARIDWRVARGQSGDVLWLMLGAGWTNLAFVLAVLEGEVVRVVLLFYLSPIWTVLLGRWLLAEHLTGLTWLMLSLGIGGALVMLWDPAVGQVPLNRADLLAASAGLAFAVNNVMTRRLAGLGVRAKTQLAWVGVVVVSLGYIWLQSPVMPAVSASAWWGSAALGIGGFLLSTLLVVYGVSSMPVQRSAVIMLFELVVSAASSWWLAGETMVLAEWLGGGLILSAALIAIRQEDPST, from the coding sequence ATGAATGCTGTGCTGGCCCGCTACGGGCCGACTTTGGGGCTGCTGTACGGGGCGACCTTCTGGGGGGTGGTCTGGTATCCGACCCGGATCCTCGAGGACGCCGGCATGCACGGCGCCTGGCTGACGCTGGTCGGCTACGGCTCGGCGGCGCTGTTGTTTGCGGCGTTCGCCCGCATCGACTGGCGCGTGGCGCGCGGCCAGTCGGGCGACGTGCTGTGGCTGATGCTGGGCGCCGGTTGGACCAACCTTGCGTTCGTGCTGGCGGTTCTCGAGGGCGAGGTGGTGCGCGTGGTGCTGCTGTTCTACCTGTCCCCGATCTGGACCGTGTTGCTGGGCCGCTGGTTGCTTGCCGAACATCTGACCGGGTTGACCTGGCTGATGCTCTCCCTTGGGATCGGCGGTGCCCTGGTGATGTTGTGGGACCCGGCGGTCGGGCAGGTGCCGTTGAATCGCGCCGATCTGCTGGCGGCAAGCGCCGGCCTGGCGTTTGCGGTGAACAACGTGATGACCCGGCGACTGGCCGGGCTGGGCGTGCGCGCAAAGACCCAGCTGGCCTGGGTGGGGGTCGTCGTGGTGTCACTGGGTTACATATGGCTGCAGTCTCCGGTCATGCCGGCGGTTTCGGCGAGCGCCTGGTGGGGCAGCGCCGCGCTCGGTATCGGCGGCTTTCTGTTGTCGACCCTGCTCGTGGTCTATGGTGTGTCCAGCATGCCGGTCCAGCGGTCCGCGGTGATCATGCTGTTCGAGCTGGTCGTCAGTGCCGCGAGTTCCTGGTGGCTCGCCGGCGAGACCATGGTGCTTGCCGAGTGGCTGGGCGGCGGTCTGATACTCAGCGCGGCGTTGATCGCGATACGGCAGGAGGATCCGTCGACATGA
- a CDS encoding protein-L-isoaspartate(D-aspartate) O-methyltransferase gives MIQTREQGIETMLAEIDAEARITRRMTGRPGIDARIMDVMAKVPRDAFVPEALRAAAFDNGPLPIGHGQTISQPFIVALMTDLLAPRPTHRVLEIGTGTGYQTAVLSLLCDSVYSVDRIAALSETAAARLERLGFHNVHIRTGDGHAGWPEFAPYDRVIVTAAATHIPAALVDQMRPGGRLVIPVGPPHGPQSLLLVNKDAAGQSEVRDVLGVAFVPLVADDERR, from the coding sequence ATGATCCAGACGCGTGAACAGGGGATCGAGACCATGCTGGCGGAGATCGACGCCGAGGCGCGAATAACCCGCCGGATGACCGGCAGGCCGGGAATCGACGCGCGCATCATGGACGTGATGGCGAAGGTACCCCGCGATGCCTTCGTGCCCGAGGCGCTACGTGCCGCGGCGTTCGACAACGGGCCCCTGCCGATCGGACATGGCCAGACCATCTCGCAACCGTTCATCGTCGCACTGATGACCGACCTGTTGGCCCCGCGCCCGACCCACCGGGTACTCGAGATCGGCACCGGTACCGGCTATCAGACCGCGGTGTTGTCGCTGTTGTGCGACAGTGTCTACAGCGTCGATCGGATCGCCGCGCTCAGTGAGACCGCCGCGGCGCGGCTCGAGCGACTGGGTTTCCACAATGTGCACATCCGCACCGGCGACGGTCACGCCGGTTGGCCGGAGTTCGCGCCTTACGACCGGGTCATCGTCACCGCCGCCGCTACCCATATCCCGGCGGCGCTGGTCGACCAAATGCGCCCCGGCGGGCGGCTGGTGATCCCGGTGGGGCCGCCGCACGGTCCGCAGTCGCTGCTGTTGGTCAACAAGGATGCCGCGGGACAAAGCGAGGTGCGGGACGTCCTTGGCGTCGCATTCGTCCCGCTGGTTGCCGACGACGAGCGCCGCTGA